Proteins from a single region of Desulfobacterales bacterium:
- a CDS encoding OmcA/MtrC family decaheme c-type cytochrome: MIRRILRYLSPGLALLLVLCYIGCSGGNSKSDAVGEPEPELVAQTYNEKCALCHRPGSIADLAVVHSKEDNSPEGEITAVTIDAGMVTVHFKLFESENNLIPLAGVAASNIRFTIAKLVPGSNGDADEWVSYINRIQTIGAETPGTAPDGTDTPTGTSRTQADSQRANATGGVFVDNGDGSYRYQFSFDITNVISPVAVPYEPDLTHRVAMQLTGNVANASLDFVPNGGDLPNTRNIAVNASCNECHLKLGLHGGDRIQLAYCVTCHNPGTTDANSGNTVDFKVMVHKIHMGENLPSVQTLGWRYVIWGNADSEHDYSEVVFPQDVRFPGLGEAGNTCAKCHSHGDAADGDNWNLVPTREACTSCHDTISFTDPPPSGFTLHSGGARSDNSRCAACHPATGGVAGIIDSHTLAAQVAAKKFKYNIISVSDADGGDVAPGDFVKVTFSVTDPTNADAPYNILTHPAFTSRSGLASRLAVLIGWETSDITNTGSGNDFAQPVSIDTLSIGSTPATDNLDGTFSVTSKVAIPADVTGSGVAGIDGHPAGDFDEDGTFSDRIPVTNVVKRFSISGASPENRRTVVNIANCNRCHGQLSLHGNNRTDEPQLCAICHNANATDRGRRPGDTASTADGKLEEAIDFKYMVHSIHAGSADHLGFREKGIVVYGFGGSVNDFSEVALPAGLDNLRNCTGCHTGSTFALPLESAVQPTTVLTEADPKDPDDDINITPTAAVCSSCHDGIEAKTHMSDEGGKFDFVAFAPADAGTGSGSQADVCGPGPVSAQPAGHSERTDCCSCHGPN; encoded by the coding sequence ATGATCAGAAGGATTTTAAGGTATCTTTCCCCCGGGCTGGCCTTGCTCCTTGTCCTATGCTACATCGGTTGTTCCGGCGGAAACTCAAAGAGTGATGCCGTTGGCGAACCGGAACCGGAGCTGGTGGCTCAGACCTATAATGAGAAATGTGCCCTGTGTCATCGACCTGGCAGCATTGCGGATCTTGCGGTGGTCCACAGCAAGGAGGACAACAGTCCGGAGGGGGAAATTACGGCAGTGACTATTGATGCCGGCATGGTAACGGTTCATTTCAAGCTGTTCGAGAGCGAGAACAACCTCATCCCCCTTGCCGGTGTCGCGGCAAGCAATATCCGATTTACGATCGCCAAGCTGGTGCCGGGAAGCAACGGGGATGCCGACGAGTGGGTGAGCTATATCAACCGGATCCAAACCATTGGTGCCGAAACTCCTGGGACTGCCCCCGACGGCACCGATACGCCGACGGGAACAAGTCGGACCCAGGCCGACTCACAGCGCGCCAATGCGACCGGCGGGGTTTTCGTCGACAATGGGGACGGCTCTTATCGTTACCAATTTTCTTTTGACATAACGAACGTGATAAGTCCGGTTGCGGTGCCGTATGAGCCGGACCTGACCCATCGAGTGGCCATGCAGTTGACAGGCAATGTTGCCAATGCCTCCCTGGACTTTGTGCCGAACGGGGGGGATCTGCCGAATACCCGCAACATCGCCGTGAACGCTTCTTGTAACGAATGCCATCTCAAACTGGGGCTTCATGGCGGGGACCGCATTCAACTCGCCTACTGCGTGACTTGTCACAACCCGGGCACCACGGATGCCAACAGCGGCAACACGGTCGATTTCAAAGTTATGGTGCACAAGATCCATATGGGTGAAAATTTGCCGAGTGTGCAAACCCTGGGGTGGAGATATGTGATCTGGGGGAATGCCGACAGCGAACATGACTACTCGGAGGTGGTTTTCCCTCAGGATGTGCGTTTCCCCGGATTGGGTGAGGCTGGCAACACCTGTGCCAAATGCCACTCCCATGGAGATGCCGCCGACGGCGACAACTGGAACCTGGTGCCGACGCGGGAAGCTTGCACCTCGTGTCATGATACCATCAGTTTTACGGATCCGCCCCCTTCCGGATTTACGCTTCACTCAGGCGGTGCCCGGTCGGACAACAGCCGGTGCGCGGCCTGCCATCCGGCAACGGGCGGAGTGGCCGGCATTATCGATTCCCACACCCTTGCCGCCCAGGTCGCGGCGAAAAAGTTTAAATACAACATTATCAGTGTGTCCGACGCCGATGGCGGAGACGTGGCCCCCGGCGATTTCGTGAAAGTGACCTTCTCCGTGACCGACCCGACCAATGCCGATGCGCCCTACAACATACTGACGCATCCGGCCTTCACGAGCCGTTCCGGATTGGCCAGCCGACTGGCGGTACTGATCGGTTGGGAGACCAGCGATATCACCAACACCGGCAGCGGAAACGATTTTGCTCAGCCGGTTTCCATTGATACGCTCAGTATCGGATCAACCCCGGCCACCGATAACCTGGATGGGACGTTCAGTGTCACCTCGAAAGTGGCGATTCCCGCCGATGTGACCGGAAGCGGCGTTGCAGGTATTGACGGCCATCCGGCAGGTGATTTTGATGAAGACGGGACATTTTCGGATCGGATTCCGGTTACCAATGTCGTTAAGCGTTTTTCGATTTCCGGGGCTTCTCCCGAAAACCGCCGCACGGTCGTTAATATCGCCAATTGCAATCGATGTCACGGCCAGCTCAGTCTCCATGGGAACAATCGAACCGACGAACCGCAGCTCTGCGCTATCTGCCATAATGCAAATGCCACCGACCGCGGACGACGCCCCGGAGATACTGCATCCACGGCGGACGGGAAGCTGGAGGAGGCGATTGACTTCAAGTACATGGTTCATTCGATTCATGCCGGTTCGGCGGATCATCTCGGTTTCAGGGAAAAAGGGATCGTCGTTTACGGGTTCGGCGGGAGCGTCAATGATTTCAGTGAAGTCGCTTTGCCGGCCGGTTTGGATAACTTGAGAAATTGCACCGGTTGTCATACCGGCAGCACCTTCGCCCTTCCTCTGGAGTCGGCGGTGCAGCCCACCACCGTGCTCACCGAAGCGGATCCGAAAGACCCGGATGACGATATAAATATCACCCCGACGGCGGCTGTTTGTTCTTCATGCCACGATGGCATCGAGGCCAAAACCCATATGTCGGATGAAGGCGGGAAGTTCGACTTTGTTGCCTTTGCCCCGGCCGATGCGGGCACCGGCAGTGGATCACAAGCGGATGTATGCGGTCCGGGACCGGTGTCGGCCCAGCCGGCAGGGCATTCCGAGCGCACGGATTGCTGTAGCTGTCATGGTCCTAATTAA
- a CDS encoding FMN-binding protein has product MFKITTLKSSLLGIVLISLSGVCSAFMVLSQEDALKQAFWAGATIEKETRELTGDVLERVKERLGGNLVYFQEGAEQQEVETRTTYDFYFGVKDGVRKGVAIIDVEPGKWGPVEFCTTLDVKGTVKSVRVLSYQEQRGQPIARNSFTNQYKGKHSNSTLTVGKDIIGVSGATISSRSATFAVKKALVIYEELYLK; this is encoded by the coding sequence ATGTTTAAAATAACCACATTGAAAAGTTCGTTGTTAGGTATCGTTCTTATAAGCCTCAGCGGGGTTTGCTCCGCATTTATGGTCCTCTCACAGGAGGATGCCCTGAAACAAGCTTTCTGGGCGGGTGCAACGATCGAGAAGGAAACTAGGGAACTCACCGGGGATGTCCTGGAAAGGGTCAAGGAGCGGCTCGGGGGGAACCTGGTGTACTTTCAGGAAGGCGCTGAGCAGCAGGAAGTTGAGACCAGAACGACCTACGATTTTTATTTCGGGGTTAAGGACGGCGTTCGCAAGGGGGTGGCAATCATCGACGTGGAACCCGGAAAATGGGGACCGGTGGAATTTTGCACGACCTTGGACGTAAAAGGAACCGTGAAATCGGTGAGGGTTCTGAGTTACCAGGAGCAAAGAGGACAACCCATCGCCCGCAATTCCTTTACCAACCAGTACAAGGGGAAGCACAGCAATTCCACCCTGACGGTTGGAAAAGATATTATCGGTGTCAGCGGTGCTACCATCTCTTCGAGATCGGCGACGTTTGCGGTGAAAAAAGCCCTCGTGATCTACGAGGAACTTTACTTGAAATAG
- a CDS encoding multiheme c-type cytochrome: protein MKGTGRVVAFVEMLFWLFIAACGGEHPVDIEAVMAQPKTYVGSDTCKMCHLEHYDSWKMTLHSRMAQDAQKNRDVIIAPINEADIRADLALLKDDLKVPVDKIYIPKIEDIKITIGTQWTQRYIVEKNETLYIAPVQHDAQTHRWLNYHEEDWDQRPWLNLCGGCHATGVDLESKRYIELGVACEACHGMGSWHAALPKTAVFDKRRTIINPAKLTMGVSVQICGSCHGKGESTMNKDASWAVGYQPGQALSVYYKMPFIEKGDVKQTYAGHFTVGHHQQYNDWQVSQHFREGVACTSCHYVHQLGMSITRSQTVGAGSQQCFECHQILNKTTGHAIHSFANCVGCHMPRVVKSTESGDNHSHVFMALLPKDTIDNPEVPNSCTSCHKHKDAVLKTLQEKAFPGSMDEW, encoded by the coding sequence ATGAAGGGTACAGGCCGGGTTGTGGCTTTTGTGGAGATGTTGTTTTGGTTGTTCATTGCGGCTTGCGGCGGAGAACACCCCGTCGATATAGAAGCGGTAATGGCTCAGCCGAAAACCTATGTGGGCTCCGACACCTGCAAGATGTGCCATCTGGAGCACTACGATTCCTGGAAGATGACCCTTCACAGCCGAATGGCCCAGGATGCGCAGAAGAATCGGGATGTCATTATCGCCCCAATCAATGAAGCCGATATCCGGGCGGATCTGGCATTGCTGAAGGACGATTTGAAGGTTCCGGTAGATAAGATTTATATCCCGAAAATAGAGGATATCAAAATTACCATTGGCACCCAGTGGACCCAGCGATATATTGTTGAAAAAAATGAAACCCTTTATATCGCTCCGGTTCAGCATGATGCGCAGACCCATCGGTGGCTCAATTATCATGAAGAGGACTGGGATCAGCGGCCGTGGCTGAACTTGTGCGGCGGATGCCATGCCACCGGTGTTGATCTCGAATCGAAGCGTTATATTGAGCTCGGCGTGGCTTGTGAGGCATGCCACGGCATGGGCTCTTGGCATGCGGCCCTACCCAAGACGGCTGTTTTTGACAAGCGCCGAACCATTATCAATCCAGCCAAGCTCACCATGGGGGTTTCGGTGCAGATATGTGGCTCCTGCCATGGGAAAGGCGAGTCCACAATGAATAAGGACGCCAGCTGGGCGGTGGGTTATCAGCCCGGGCAAGCCCTATCGGTTTACTATAAAATGCCGTTTATTGAAAAAGGTGACGTCAAGCAAACCTATGCGGGACATTTCACGGTGGGACATCATCAGCAGTATAACGACTGGCAGGTCTCCCAGCATTTCCGGGAAGGGGTGGCATGTACTTCCTGCCATTACGTGCATCAGCTCGGAATGTCGATTACCCGCTCCCAGACGGTGGGGGCCGGCTCCCAGCAATGTTTCGAGTGCCACCAGATTCTGAACAAGACCACCGGGCATGCCATTCACTCCTTTGCCAATTGCGTGGGCTGCCATATGCCGCGTGTGGTGAAAAGCACGGAATCCGGAGATAACCACAGCCATGTGTTTATGGCCCTGCTTCCGAAAGACACCATTGACAACCCGGAAGTACCCAACTCCTGCACCAGTTGTCATAAGCATAAGGATGCCGTCCTGAAAACGCTTCAGGAAAAAGCGTTCCCGGGGTCCATGGACGAATGGTAA
- a CDS encoding Gx transporter family protein: protein MAESQTDRKLSQIAILVALACVLQIAESFIPHPVPGLRLGLANMMTLTAMILLGFGPAMEVALLRTVLSAFIMGSFMSPTFILSFSGAVVSTAVMGFFYWLSGTHRYFRLSVVGISILGAFTHNMVQLSLAYFLLVKHGGIFVFFPWLSIGAVATGWVVGVVTGGVCRRVVKGDACSIGENPTEKTRPSFMRPYQHSTSFLHRMPASGKLSAIFVLAVCFFVICDVRAYLAVFMAMVFLAAVSQLSLNDLFSQIKRYAMLLAMAFLLPVCFDSGTDVIATIGALKITASGLHLGMLFAFRILLLLFASCLLMRTTSPGELTRGLAQVLFPLSVLGISRHRVATVLTLALEAVPAAWGATRGAMATADLKKVHTLKNLIPLLSDMIAALYLRAGLPDVQREETAPKKSQRSMDVV from the coding sequence ATGGCGGAAAGTCAAACAGACCGGAAACTGTCTCAAATCGCGATTCTGGTGGCACTTGCATGCGTGCTTCAGATTGCCGAATCCTTTATTCCGCATCCGGTTCCGGGCCTTCGGCTTGGCTTGGCCAACATGATGACCCTGACGGCCATGATTCTTCTCGGTTTTGGCCCTGCCATGGAAGTGGCCCTGCTTCGGACCGTTCTCAGCGCATTTATCATGGGCTCATTTATGTCGCCGACGTTTATTTTGAGCTTTTCCGGTGCGGTGGTCAGTACCGCGGTGATGGGGTTTTTCTACTGGCTTTCCGGAACCCACCGATATTTCAGGTTAAGTGTGGTGGGTATCAGCATTCTTGGCGCATTTACCCATAACATGGTTCAGCTCTCCCTTGCTTATTTTTTGCTTGTAAAGCACGGCGGTATTTTTGTTTTTTTCCCCTGGCTGAGCATCGGCGCGGTGGCGACAGGGTGGGTGGTCGGTGTTGTCACCGGGGGTGTCTGCCGTCGCGTTGTAAAAGGGGACGCCTGCAGCATCGGCGAGAACCCAACGGAGAAGACGCGCCCATCCTTCATGCGGCCGTATCAACACAGCACCTCTTTTCTTCACCGGATGCCGGCATCGGGCAAGCTTTCGGCCATATTTGTACTGGCCGTATGCTTTTTTGTCATCTGCGATGTGCGTGCGTATCTGGCTGTTTTTATGGCCATGGTGTTTTTGGCGGCGGTTTCGCAGCTGTCGTTGAACGATTTGTTTTCGCAGATTAAACGGTATGCCATGCTCCTTGCAATGGCCTTTTTGCTGCCGGTCTGTTTTGATTCGGGCACGGATGTCATCGCCACCATCGGTGCGTTGAAAATAACGGCCAGCGGACTTCATTTGGGAATGCTTTTCGCTTTTCGCATTCTCTTGCTGCTTTTTGCAAGTTGCCTTCTGATGAGAACCACCTCGCCTGGGGAATTGACTCGCGGTTTGGCCCAGGTGCTTTTCCCCTTGAGCGTTCTGGGTATTTCCCGGCATCGGGTGGCTACAGTTCTTACCCTTGCATTGGAGGCGGTTCCCGCCGCATGGGGTGCGACCCGAGGTGCGATGGCGACCGCGGATTTAAAAAAGGTTCATACCCTTAAAAATCTCATCCCTCTGTTGAGCGATATGATTGCCGCATTATACCTGCGAGCGGGTCTGCCTGACGTTCAAAGGGAAGAAACGGCGCCCAAAAAGAGTCAGCGTTCGATGGATGTGGTGTGA
- a CDS encoding DMT family transporter — translation MTSWYIYSIAALLLLGVQRFFYKVAAEKQCSTAWVTFSFMLTVTLLSGGLFLAGQRQEQQFLSLVTIAFLNSAAFLLATVAHIEALKYVSASITYTIIQLNVVVVVIFSMLYFKDRITPMQSAGLLLAVIAMMILARQMHHDAGAGERRRRGIWFVGLALIGGAAASVSSKFAAMHTDKLAFMALSYLMGMVGSLWINKTLPSGKPHDARLKEAVIIGILMGFFNFAGFYAFLVALETGPLSLIATIVGLHFVISILLSAIIYREKINPAGVVGLFLTIISIVLLRL, via the coding sequence ATGACCTCCTGGTATATCTATTCCATTGCTGCGTTGCTTCTCCTGGGGGTGCAGCGGTTTTTCTATAAGGTGGCGGCTGAAAAACAGTGTTCCACCGCATGGGTTACGTTTTCTTTTATGCTGACGGTGACGCTGTTGAGTGGCGGGCTTTTTTTGGCGGGGCAGCGCCAGGAGCAACAGTTCCTGTCGCTGGTGACGATCGCCTTTCTAAACAGCGCCGCGTTTTTGCTGGCGACGGTGGCCCACATCGAAGCCTTAAAGTATGTTTCGGCCAGCATCACCTATACAATTATTCAGTTGAATGTGGTGGTGGTGGTGATTTTTTCGATGCTGTATTTTAAGGACCGAATAACGCCGATGCAAAGCGCGGGCCTTTTGCTTGCCGTCATTGCCATGATGATTTTGGCAAGACAGATGCATCACGATGCCGGCGCCGGTGAACGGCGGCGGCGGGGCATTTGGTTTGTGGGTTTGGCGCTGATCGGCGGCGCGGCGGCCAGTGTTTCTTCTAAATTCGCGGCCATGCACACGGACAAGCTCGCTTTTATGGCCCTGTCCTATCTGATGGGAATGGTGGGCTCACTGTGGATCAATAAAACCTTGCCGTCCGGAAAGCCGCATGACGCTCGTTTAAAAGAGGCCGTTATCATCGGAATCCTGATGGGCTTTTTTAATTTTGCCGGGTTTTACGCCTTTCTGGTGGCGCTGGAAACCGGCCCGCTTTCTCTTATTGCAACGATCGTGGGCCTGCATTTTGTAATTTCCATTCTGTTATCCGCGATTATCTACCGGGAAAAAATCAACCCCGCCGGGGTGGTGGGCCTTTTTTTGACGATAATCTCCATCGTGTTGCTGCGGTTGTAA
- a CDS encoding FAD:protein FMN transferase, translated as MGSSDIPDMPLSLKRKVSVKKKRSSKKWMWILASVAIVFLVTLGIRLYHLHRYHFEKQTHFMMDTYVTVYAVGPKSITVPAINLAFDRMQEVNVKFNSRNPDSPIYSFNEKGVPISDPEILDLVRIALQVADDSDGAFDITVAPLIALWGFYGDTPRLPKDDEIKRCLENIGFHHLLLSDRTLEKKKAGVKIDLGGIAKGYAVAQAVSILRQKGVTSALIDAGGDIHALGKKGRFPWKVGLKHPRKDGILGFIEVEDLSVMGSGDYERFFMKEGKRYHHIFNPKTGYPVEGLLGSTLVHPNPILADAWNTAIYVLGADEGMRRVEEYSGMAALMVKDSGEILYSTGLKNALTIPEDR; from the coding sequence ATGGGATCATCCGACATACCAGACATGCCCCTTTCTTTAAAAAGAAAGGTATCCGTCAAGAAAAAAAGATCGTCGAAAAAGTGGATGTGGATATTGGCCTCGGTAGCCATCGTGTTTCTCGTGACGCTGGGAATCAGGTTGTACCATTTGCATCGATACCATTTTGAGAAACAGACCCATTTCATGATGGATACCTATGTGACGGTTTACGCCGTGGGACCAAAATCGATCACGGTCCCGGCCATCAATTTGGCTTTTGATCGCATGCAGGAGGTTAATGTCAAGTTTAACTCCCGAAATCCAGACAGCCCCATTTATTCATTCAATGAAAAAGGTGTTCCCATTTCGGATCCGGAGATTCTCGATTTGGTGCGGATTGCCCTTCAAGTCGCCGATGATTCCGACGGGGCCTTTGACATCACGGTTGCTCCGCTGATTGCGCTGTGGGGGTTTTATGGCGACACACCCAGGCTGCCGAAAGATGACGAAATCAAACGCTGCCTGGAGAATATCGGCTTTCACCACCTGTTGCTGTCGGACAGGACACTCGAAAAGAAAAAAGCCGGCGTGAAAATTGATCTGGGTGGTATTGCCAAAGGATATGCCGTAGCCCAGGCAGTTTCCATTTTGAGGCAAAAAGGGGTGACATCCGCTCTCATTGATGCAGGCGGGGATATTCATGCGCTGGGCAAAAAGGGGCGGTTTCCCTGGAAGGTCGGTCTCAAACACCCCCGGAAAGACGGTATCCTCGGTTTTATCGAAGTTGAAGACCTATCGGTGATGGGATCGGGCGATTATGAGCGTTTTTTTATGAAAGAGGGGAAACGGTATCATCATATTTTCAACCCGAAGACAGGATATCCGGTTGAAGGACTGCTCGGAAGCACTTTGGTTCATCCCAACCCCATCTTGGCGGACGCCTGGAATACTGCCATCTATGTTCTTGGAGCCGATGAGGGGATGCGCCGGGTCGAAGAATATTCCGGTATGGCGGCGCTTATGGTCAAGGACTCAGGGGAGATCTTGTACTCAACGGGTTTGAAAAATGCCCTCACCATACCTGAGGATAGGTAA
- a CDS encoding cytochrome b/b6 domain-containing protein — MRIKRFNSLERCFHFFLIVTFLIQTATGFSRVFVSTHWGERLIAFWGGYKAATTLHIWVGMVMIIGFVIHTFYILARIRWRNFSESVFGPDSLMPNLNDARNITQQVLYFFGLRPPPRFDRWTYWEKFDYWAVYWGMPLLAITGLMTAYPLMTSQVFPGWFLNIAALLHRAEAVLAVSYIFIVHFFIGHLRPFSFPMNEAMFSGSVPLEELQEEKPVWVARLENDGQLQQLRSNVPARWFRIAYFMFGYAALCVGIYLLVNGIIYSRFVSFH, encoded by the coding sequence ATGCGCATTAAGCGATTCAACAGCCTGGAAAGGTGCTTTCATTTTTTTCTGATTGTGACTTTTCTTATCCAGACGGCCACCGGATTCAGCCGGGTGTTTGTCTCAACCCATTGGGGAGAGCGGTTGATAGCCTTTTGGGGGGGATATAAGGCGGCGACCACGCTACACATTTGGGTAGGGATGGTGATGATCATCGGTTTCGTGATTCATACCTTTTATATTCTGGCAAGGATTCGGTGGCGTAATTTTTCGGAAAGTGTATTCGGCCCCGATTCTTTGATGCCGAATCTAAACGATGCCCGGAACATCACGCAGCAGGTGCTCTATTTCTTCGGTCTAAGACCTCCGCCCCGGTTTGACCGTTGGACCTATTGGGAAAAGTTTGACTACTGGGCGGTTTACTGGGGAATGCCGCTTCTGGCCATCACCGGGTTGATGACGGCTTACCCGCTGATGACAAGCCAGGTATTTCCGGGGTGGTTTCTCAATATTGCCGCACTGCTCCATCGGGCGGAAGCGGTTTTGGCGGTGTCCTATATTTTTATCGTGCATTTTTTTATCGGCCATTTGCGCCCCTTCAGCTTTCCCATGAATGAAGCGATGTTTTCGGGAAGCGTGCCGCTGGAAGAACTTCAGGAGGAAAAGCCAGTATGGGTGGCGCGCCTGGAAAACGACGGGCAATTACAGCAGTTGCGATCAAACGTCCCTGCCCGCTGGTTCAGGATTGCCTATTTCATGTTTGGATATGCCGCGCTGTGTGTTGGCATTTATCTGCTTGTAAACGGTATTATATACAGTCGATTTGTGAGTTTTCACTGA
- a CDS encoding NusG domain II-containing protein, giving the protein MPIAATRFRIELNKMTVLDIVLICAVLFLSTNIIVKTKLLRASPPAISAEAIVYCDGREQQRIDLRKDMDIVLPGKKMVIAVEGGKIRIKQSDCHRQMCVHAGWVRLAGETIVCVPNRIVIEVAAGAVPVVDAVVF; this is encoded by the coding sequence TTGCCAATCGCTGCCACCCGTTTTCGGATTGAATTGAACAAAATGACCGTGCTGGACATTGTGCTCATCTGCGCCGTTTTGTTTCTTTCAACGAACATCATTGTCAAAACGAAACTGCTCCGGGCATCTCCCCCCGCCATCAGTGCCGAGGCCATCGTTTATTGCGACGGCCGGGAACAGCAACGGATAGACCTTAGGAAAGATATGGATATTGTATTGCCGGGTAAAAAGATGGTGATCGCTGTCGAAGGCGGAAAAATAAGAATCAAACAGTCCGATTGCCACCGGCAAATGTGTGTTCATGCCGGCTGGGTCCGGCTTGCCGGCGAAACGATCGTGTGTGTGCCGAATAGAATCGTTATTGAAGTCGCTGCCGGCGCGGTGCCGGTAGTTGATGCCGTGGTTTTCTGA
- a CDS encoding NAD(+)/NADH kinase, which translates to MPKKIGIVVKSDDKAEEKADALEAWLKARQVEVTRKAVYTPTRRFSNRKMPSAPPDLCCVFVLGGDGTFLSAVRWIGDQNIPIIGIKFGEVGFLAEISEERLFSAAEHILNGELTTEPRMRLLVNVLRKEEEIARETVLNDVVINKGALARLATMQTSINDGYLTTYRADGLIVATPTGSTAYSLAAGGPIIHPGVAGIILAPICPFTLTNRPLIVPDTVVIKIELGKKAANIMLTFDGQAGLEIDDQDTIFVRKSPHPIQMITMPGQNYFDVLKAKLNWSGYRV; encoded by the coding sequence ATGCCGAAAAAAATAGGCATTGTTGTTAAATCAGACGACAAGGCGGAGGAAAAGGCCGATGCCCTTGAGGCATGGCTCAAGGCACGGCAGGTGGAAGTGACCCGAAAGGCAGTGTATACCCCAACGCGCCGGTTTTCAAACAGAAAAATGCCGTCCGCACCGCCGGACTTATGCTGTGTTTTCGTGTTGGGAGGTGACGGCACCTTTTTAAGTGCCGTGCGATGGATCGGAGATCAGAATATTCCCATCATCGGCATCAAGTTCGGAGAAGTCGGGTTTCTGGCCGAAATTTCCGAGGAGCGCCTTTTTTCGGCGGCCGAGCATATTCTCAATGGGGAACTTACAACCGAACCCCGCATGCGGCTGTTGGTCAACGTCCTGCGCAAAGAAGAGGAAATCGCTCGCGAAACGGTTTTAAATGACGTGGTCATCAACAAGGGGGCGCTGGCCAGGCTGGCCACCATGCAAACCTCCATCAATGACGGGTACTTGACCACCTACCGGGCAGACGGGCTGATTGTGGCCACGCCCACCGGTTCCACTGCTTATTCCCTGGCAGCGGGCGGACCGATCATTCATCCGGGGGTTGCCGGTATCATTTTGGCGCCCATCTGCCCCTTTACCCTTACCAACCGCCCGCTGATTGTTCCGGATACCGTGGTTATCAAAATTGAACTGGGTAAAAAGGCAGCCAATATCATGTTGACATTTGATGGTCAGGCCGGTCTTGAAATAGATGATCAGGACACCATTTTTGTTCGAAAAAGCCCCCATCCCATTCAAATGATCACCATGCCCGGGCAAAACTATTTTGATGTTCTCAAGGCCAAGCTCAACTGGAGCGGTTATCGCGTGTAA